A single region of the Thermococcus paralvinellae genome encodes:
- a CDS encoding S8 family serine peptidase, which yields MNKKILGILIVVLMVLSVVPMVTVGAMNTTNGNENLLVPKVTHTIEKVQINTKQHPLLPQEDIKPENKIDQKFLEMLTNKSKQETLAEIGGKKVIPSLIISKEEVELPFKVIGSRNIAGYTVYWVLVPVEQNTIMLLNKVASNDAVLQILPASVAEPVGLFKEPDEKPQKIENFIPLPNIQRTRYIKGYNVLSFDKNALLKESRLVNVKREGVAFPKNFEPADIFAVYHHKALQTWKELNITGEGVSVAVLDSGVDFGNPDLLDAYAVDPVSGWPIAFDSSSLNAYMLLNLTFINFATLLGVDYKPFYIYSWYADTSFEVSPLTISGNITIGYKGNYTAVFTTFDLANILDDKERAMFIQEVIDWIGGAERVLLVDDDEGTWGNGNFDYYLPDVEDFYKKALDSLNITYDTITVPFGSDGPSLDILRNYDLVIWVTGGSFEPGHVLTDNDVNTLEQFLDNGGKLWLISQDYIYSRGIDEFASEYLHVTDYYALDIPAPTFIVTNEGMYHAGPIYHGMYLSPTDGFIDMIIPDNESEVLAVGIEALAYSDYGILPFIKLPLNESLEYPTQSGKFYIGPHPDLALWFDWFGAFVLVADPEGKYDTVYVDFSSPYVIDFTDDDPHTKDNPVITLDFWDSLNGTFGSDGYPDLSGGMIYYIADGNSTIPYADVIYNVWNMADYGIQLPVPEEGKLVAFMIGTAYTGGGYHGTLCAAAVAARGRTLGITYGNAPGSKIIAIGSIYTGMDNWIDEVFFAVEGYDGIPYTGDEALVASNSYGISSIINKGTSWNDVFLSFITQYYAPYTTFLFAAGNGGPGYGTVTTPGASPGVITVGAAVEFGYRFMYGYDEGPYGGPLANYGDVVDFSNRGPNVLGQPKPDVLAVGAFAHGSIPVNWMTWWVYYLFYGNYFGGYYASELWAGTSLATPMAAGVTALVYQAYTEAHGTYPTNELVKTILKSSADNVNADVFSQGAGFLNAYRAVKLAMGLDGLMVTPSEEYTVTIPGSEFSWEFTIYNVNASAEKSANVSVEVFQKIDEVELDTYAGMITRIDQYIPEDADLMKITLYYPFDSFDPLMNYWPATYAWFRVYDWTDVDGDGTVDAYWGLYGNETNLIHQAYTFGTSASLLLGNPKTKYHDGMFLWVREAGAGAKIKIEFYKRVPWNWATIDKNSVTLAPSSSENVTVTISVPADAFGVYEAALYVAYDNTETVVPLSVIVAASEPNFDYVPSDYTGLYDNGYVYGYFDWFWRYESGDWRLYYVNVPEVDNGTYLVTSVTWEGYPQDINVHILGPKDGDFVELARGMDGYMGAGMFKFMTSNGPQGEIVGTKAYKPGLYAIWLHNVLYDGKEAQRKIKEIKVGTVKVTPEVLTINTSKALSGELSLSLENNIELTPNINVYGLIMPEIHNATIAPPTGDYDVYEVYVEDSAMLSVVLESIYDDVGGLDLDLFVFYDYIDMYSYSSLVAYSAGPTADESVSITFPVPGHYYIVVESYSNPVPGSTYDLKIYNYEKSDTIKIKDIIVNNTIYNITLEYELPESGEYSGIVTIGFENNPAVIVVPINVEEVKPGSTKGYDLVVYPLTLETPYDVPYVNMTYNVSTIFYIEGKWSAERVKAYVYWNGYVVDIVDIPFVEPNTYYKLTFSIPIMDDSLQRIWVELKSDNDMAEYNNYAGTFCLLPVTPDKLSDYGKVIGGYAIGRYARWDVPKTEGDLNTITIYSDGESYPGYVRTVLALSPLIDNESIQVDFTWLKSIHLISFKNKKDLIVIDSEGNEVFNPFALREVRYALNYLINREAMVKEGFGGNATALFGPIYPAQIEFHKAQEVYTVLNLTSESSVDLAVQIIDMAMANVAEQYSLNLTKVNGTWYFNDEPIVIRSAGWEPVDYYVKEALRKAGFEVVDNWSNWDYHIESWGWGLTMPLWITEAVFYDPSWEDYIPEVTVANVTDLISKLDLIYYNSSEKLDEIKDFTIEDILELLMYGEIPVNITKRDYGHAAIWFTWPYEVTYYTIQNEDQRSDLEKIALLLGILESPNVFLVQEFDTPYQSSYKVVTLEDGVLVSMDYAYWRPVVIRVSFKEKPQEELEQEVVKMINNILEELQKGVEVSEESQEDVAVAESETTGDQVVAKIIQEAGGDANVTVDVDVARETGTKEVKVTAEVNGDHGTVVTLAIVLPEEVTKYEVHVQDADLLDEPYAVYDQGKTIVIVTVKLHSPAIIEVTGVTEYPEEIIGTYVVIWDMLYTRYTHKFDELYNESIKLGIDNETIQEALYYKQLAEQYYEQASSFGSPLSNPIRSLAPIRKAYLNIKKAVEILEKAIEEAESS from the coding sequence ATGAATAAAAAGATATTAGGCATCCTTATAGTAGTCCTAATGGTTCTTTCAGTAGTCCCAATGGTTACAGTGGGTGCAATGAATACAACTAACGGGAATGAAAATTTATTAGTCCCAAAAGTTACTCACACAATCGAAAAAGTCCAAATAAATACTAAGCAACATCCACTACTTCCTCAAGAAGACATAAAGCCTGAAAACAAAATTGATCAAAAATTCCTAGAAATGCTGACTAATAAAAGCAAGCAGGAAACCCTTGCTGAGATTGGTGGGAAGAAGGTTATTCCCTCATTAATCATCAGTAAAGAAGAAGTTGAGCTACCATTTAAAGTTATCGGGTCTCGTAACATTGCTGGATATACGGTTTACTGGGTTCTAGTACCAGTTGAACAAAATACCATAATGTTACTGAATAAAGTTGCATCTAATGATGCAGTGCTCCAGATATTGCCAGCTAGCGTTGCTGAACCGGTAGGATTATTTAAGGAACCAGATGAGAAGCCCCAAAAAATTGAGAACTTTATACCTCTCCCCAATATACAAAGAACCCGGTACATTAAGGGTTATAATGTTCTGTCATTTGACAAAAATGCTCTCTTGAAAGAGAGTAGACTTGTAAATGTTAAGAGAGAAGGTGTAGCGTTTCCAAAAAACTTTGAACCTGCAGATATATTTGCAGTGTATCATCATAAAGCATTGCAGACATGGAAAGAACTCAATATTACTGGTGAAGGAGTAAGTGTTGCAGTACTTGATAGCGGTGTAGACTTTGGAAACCCTGACTTATTAGATGCATATGCTGTTGACCCAGTTAGCGGATGGCCAATAGCCTTTGACAGTAGTTCTCTGAATGCATATATGTTACTGAACTTGACTTTCATAAACTTTGCAACATTGTTGGGTGTTGATTACAAACCGTTTTATATTTACTCATGGTATGCCGACACATCATTTGAAGTTTCACCATTGACAATTAGTGGAAACATTACCATCGGATATAAGGGCAACTATACAGCAGTGTTTACAACGTTTGACCTAGCTAACATATTGGATGACAAGGAGAGGGCAATGTTTATCCAAGAAGTCATTGACTGGATTGGAGGAGCTGAAAGAGTGCTTCTCGTCGATGATGATGAAGGCACTTGGGGCAATGGAAACTTTGACTATTACCTTCCAGATGTTGAGGACTTTTATAAGAAGGCTCTTGATTCATTAAACATCACATATGACACAATTACTGTGCCATTTGGAAGTGATGGCCCGAGCTTAGATATTCTCCGGAACTATGACCTCGTAATATGGGTTACTGGAGGCTCATTTGAGCCTGGCCATGTTCTTACAGATAACGATGTCAACACTCTGGAGCAGTTCTTGGACAATGGTGGAAAGCTATGGCTTATCAGCCAAGATTACATCTATTCGAGAGGCATAGATGAGTTCGCCAGCGAGTACCTTCACGTTACGGATTACTATGCCTTAGACATTCCAGCACCAACATTCATTGTAACTAACGAGGGCATGTACCATGCAGGTCCAATTTATCATGGCATGTATCTAAGTCCGACTGATGGATTCATTGACATGATTATACCTGACAATGAAAGTGAAGTTCTTGCAGTTGGTATAGAAGCACTTGCGTACTCTGATTATGGTATCCTGCCATTCATAAAGCTTCCACTGAATGAGTCTCTCGAATATCCAACACAGAGTGGCAAGTTCTATATTGGTCCACACCCTGATTTAGCTCTATGGTTTGACTGGTTCGGTGCATTTGTTCTAGTAGCAGATCCAGAAGGGAAGTATGACACAGTCTATGTCGATTTCTCAAGTCCATATGTCATTGACTTTACTGATGATGATCCTCACACTAAAGACAATCCAGTCATTACATTAGACTTCTGGGATTCTCTTAATGGAACCTTTGGTAGCGACGGTTATCCAGACCTTTCAGGGGGCATGATTTACTACATTGCTGATGGAAACAGCACAATACCATATGCTGATGTTATATATAATGTCTGGAACATGGCCGACTATGGCATACAGCTTCCAGTTCCAGAGGAGGGTAAATTAGTTGCATTCATGATTGGAACTGCTTATACAGGAGGAGGTTATCATGGAACCCTCTGTGCAGCTGCAGTCGCCGCAAGGGGTAGAACTTTGGGCATAACATACGGAAATGCTCCGGGTTCAAAAATAATAGCCATTGGAAGCATCTACACAGGGATGGACAATTGGATTGATGAAGTATTCTTTGCCGTGGAGGGGTATGATGGCATTCCATACACTGGAGATGAAGCTCTTGTTGCCAGTAACAGCTATGGAATATCAAGTATAATAAACAAGGGAACTTCATGGAATGACGTGTTCTTAAGCTTTATAACCCAATATTATGCACCCTACACAACATTCCTCTTTGCTGCTGGAAATGGCGGTCCAGGATATGGTACAGTGACAACCCCAGGAGCATCTCCAGGAGTAATAACAGTTGGTGCTGCAGTTGAGTTTGGATATAGATTTATGTACGGATATGACGAAGGTCCATATGGTGGACCATTGGCAAACTATGGGGATGTCGTTGACTTCTCAAACAGAGGACCAAACGTTCTTGGACAGCCAAAGCCTGACGTCCTAGCAGTTGGTGCATTCGCTCATGGTAGTATTCCAGTGAACTGGATGACTTGGTGGGTATACTACCTATTTTATGGGAACTACTTTGGTGGATACTATGCATCTGAGCTGTGGGCAGGAACAAGCCTGGCGACTCCAATGGCTGCTGGTGTAACAGCACTTGTTTATCAGGCATATACTGAGGCACATGGTACTTATCCAACAAATGAGCTTGTAAAGACTATCTTAAAGAGCTCTGCCGATAATGTCAACGCCGATGTCTTCAGTCAAGGCGCTGGATTCCTTAACGCATACAGGGCTGTTAAGCTTGCTATGGGACTTGATGGCCTCATGGTCACTCCGAGTGAGGAATACACAGTAACAATTCCAGGAAGCGAGTTCTCTTGGGAGTTCACAATTTACAACGTCAATGCTTCAGCTGAAAAGAGTGCAAATGTCTCCGTTGAAGTATTCCAGAAAATTGACGAAGTAGAACTAGACACATACGCAGGCATGATAACAAGGATTGACCAATACATTCCAGAAGATGCTGATTTGATGAAGATAACCTTGTACTATCCATTCGATAGCTTTGATCCACTGATGAATTATTGGCCAGCAACATACGCTTGGTTCAGAGTTTATGACTGGACTGATGTTGATGGGGATGGTACAGTAGATGCCTATTGGGGGCTCTATGGAAACGAAACTAATTTGATTCATCAGGCCTACACATTTGGTACCTCCGCGTCACTGCTTCTCGGAAATCCAAAGACCAAGTATCATGATGGAATGTTCCTGTGGGTTAGAGAAGCAGGTGCTGGAGCAAAAATTAAGATTGAGTTCTACAAGAGGGTTCCATGGAACTGGGCAACAATTGATAAAAACAGTGTAACCCTAGCTCCAAGCAGTAGCGAGAACGTGACTGTTACAATAAGTGTTCCCGCCGATGCATTTGGAGTGTATGAAGCCGCGCTTTACGTTGCTTACGATAATACTGAGACTGTAGTTCCGCTCAGCGTTATTGTGGCAGCCTCAGAGCCAAACTTTGATTATGTTCCAAGTGACTACACGGGACTCTATGACAACGGCTATGTGTATGGATACTTCGACTGGTTCTGGAGGTATGAGAGCGGCGACTGGAGGCTTTATTATGTGAATGTTCCAGAGGTCGATAACGGAACATATCTTGTGACATCTGTTACTTGGGAGGGTTACCCACAGGACATCAATGTTCACATCTTAGGACCCAAGGATGGAGACTTTGTAGAACTTGCTAGAGGTATGGATGGATACATGGGAGCGGGAATGTTCAAGTTCATGACATCAAACGGGCCGCAGGGAGAGATTGTCGGAACAAAGGCATACAAACCAGGACTGTATGCGATATGGTTACACAATGTGTTATATGATGGAAAAGAAGCACAAAGAAAGATTAAAGAAATTAAAGTTGGCACTGTCAAAGTTACACCGGAAGTGCTCACTATTAACACATCAAAGGCTTTAAGTGGCGAACTCTCTCTGTCCCTCGAGAACAATATTGAGCTAACCCCGAACATCAATGTTTATGGACTCATAATGCCCGAGATACACAATGCAACCATAGCACCTCCAACTGGAGACTATGATGTGTACGAAGTTTATGTTGAGGATTCAGCAATGCTTAGTGTAGTCCTAGAGAGTATATATGACGATGTAGGTGGACTTGACCTAGACCTCTTTGTGTTCTATGATTACATAGACATGTATAGCTATAGCAGCCTCGTTGCATATTCGGCAGGACCAACAGCAGATGAAAGTGTGTCAATAACATTCCCTGTTCCGGGACACTACTACATAGTTGTTGAGTCTTACTCGAATCCAGTTCCAGGCAGTACTTATGACCTCAAGATATACAACTATGAAAAGAGCGACACCATAAAGATAAAGGACATTATAGTAAACAATACCATATACAACATAACCCTTGAATATGAGCTTCCAGAATCTGGTGAGTACTCTGGAATTGTAACAATAGGATTCGAGAACAACCCAGCAGTTATAGTAGTTCCAATAAATGTTGAAGAAGTTAAACCTGGAAGTACTAAGGGATACGACCTTGTAGTATATCCACTGACCTTAGAAACTCCGTACGATGTTCCGTATGTCAACATGACTTACAACGTCAGCACAATATTCTACATTGAGGGTAAATGGAGTGCAGAGAGAGTTAAAGCATATGTATACTGGAATGGTTATGTTGTGGATATCGTAGACATACCATTTGTAGAGCCGAATACCTACTACAAGCTGACATTTAGTATTCCAATAATGGACGATAGTCTCCAGAGAATTTGGGTTGAACTAAAGTCTGACAATGATATGGCAGAGTACAACAACTATGCTGGTACATTCTGCTTATTGCCAGTAACTCCAGACAAGCTCAGTGATTATGGTAAGGTTATTGGAGGTTACGCAATAGGTAGATACGCTCGCTGGGATGTACCAAAGACTGAGGGTGACCTAAATACCATTACAATTTACAGTGACGGTGAGAGTTATCCTGGATATGTTAGGACAGTGCTTGCACTATCACCATTGATTGACAATGAAAGCATACAAGTTGACTTCACATGGTTGAAGAGTATCCACCTTATCTCATTTAAAAATAAAAAGGACTTGATTGTTATTGACAGCGAAGGAAACGAGGTGTTCAATCCATTCGCTCTTAGAGAAGTTAGATACGCCTTGAACTATCTTATCAACAGGGAGGCAATGGTAAAAGAGGGCTTTGGAGGCAATGCTACCGCACTGTTTGGTCCGATATATCCAGCTCAGATAGAGTTCCACAAAGCTCAAGAAGTTTACACTGTCCTTAATCTGACTTCAGAGAGTTCTGTCGACTTAGCTGTTCAAATAATTGACATGGCTATGGCTAACGTAGCAGAACAGTACAGTTTGAACCTTACCAAGGTTAACGGTACCTGGTACTTCAATGATGAACCAATAGTAATCCGGAGCGCAGGCTGGGAGCCGGTCGACTATTACGTAAAAGAGGCACTAAGAAAGGCAGGATTTGAAGTTGTTGACAACTGGTCAAACTGGGACTATCACATTGAGAGCTGGGGATGGGGACTGACAATGCCGCTCTGGATAACAGAAGCAGTCTTCTATGATCCATCATGGGAAGACTACATACCAGAGGTTACAGTTGCAAACGTCACAGATCTTATCAGCAAACTTGATTTGATATACTACAACTCATCAGAGAAACTTGACGAGATAAAAGACTTTACAATTGAAGATATCTTGGAATTGCTCATGTATGGGGAAATCCCAGTGAACATTACAAAGAGAGATTATGGGCATGCAGCAATTTGGTTCACATGGCCATATGAAGTTACATACTACACAATCCAAAATGAAGATCAGAGATCTGATTTGGAGAAGATTGCACTGCTACTTGGAATTCTTGAGTCACCAAATGTGTTCCTTGTCCAAGAGTTTGACACGCCATATCAGTCAAGCTATAAGGTCGTTACACTTGAAGATGGGGTACTCGTGAGCATGGATTATGCATACTGGAGACCAGTAGTAATCAGGGTATCCTTCAAGGAGAAACCACAGGAGGAACTAGAGCAGGAAGTTGTTAAGATGATTAATAATATCTTAGAAGAGCTTCAAAAAGGTGTTGAAGTTTCTGAAGAATCCCAAGAGGACGTAGCAGTTGCAGAGAGTGAAACTACTGGAGATCAAGTTGTTGCGAAAATAATTCAGGAAGCTGGTGGGGATGCAAATGTTACAGTGGATGTAGATGTCGCAAGAGAGACAGGAACCAAGGAAGTGAAAGTTACAGCTGAAGTTAATGGGGATCATGGCACAGTCGTTACATTGGCTATAGTGCTTCCTGAGGAAGTTACGAAGTATGAAGTCCATGTGCAGGATGCAGATTTACTCGATGAGCCCTATGCAGTCTACGACCAAGGCAAAACAATAGTCATTGTCACAGTAAAACTCCATTCACCTGCCATTATAGAGGTTACAGGTGTGACAGAATACCCAGAGGAGATTATTGGAACCTATGTCGTGATTTGGGACATGTTATACACAAGATATACCCACAAATTCGATGAGCTCTACAACGAGAGCATTAAGCTTGGCATTGACAATGAAACAATTCAGGAGGCACTATACTATAAGCAACTCGCGGAGCAGTATTACGAACAGGCATCAAGCTTTGGTAGCCCACTCAGTAATCCAATAAGGTCATTAGCACCGATAAGAAAAGCATACCTTAACATCAAGAAGGCAGTAGAAATTCTAGAAAAGGCTATAGAAGAAGCCGAGAGTTCTTGA